Below is a window of Geomonas oryzisoli DNA.
CCGGCGACGATGTCGCAGTAGATCTGCGGCATCTGCCACTGCACCATGAGCTGGTGTCCCTGCTCTACGTGCAGCGTCGAGAGTACCTCCCGCAGCACGGCCTGACTGGTCACCCCACTGAAATGCCTCTCACGGCACACCTCCTCCATGCACTTCAGGAGGAACAGTTTACCCAGGTCGTGTAGCAGTCCTCCCAGGAAGGCCTCCTGTGCCTGCGCTGCGAACCCCACTTTTTGCGCCAACCACTTGCTCCCCACCGCACAACAGAAGGAGTGTTTCCAGAGTGTCTGCATGACGGCGTTGTAACGCGTGTCGTTGGAACGGTACAGGTCCTGCTGCGTCGTGACCATGGCCAGGTTTGCCACCTCGTTGGCGCCCAGCCTGATGATCGCTTCCCGGATGGTGCTCACCTTGGTGAGGCCGGCGTAGAAGGCCGAGTTGGCCGCCCTGAGGACGCCTGTGGCGATACCGGGATCGGCGTTCAGTAGCTGGTGCACCTCCTTGATGTCGAAGTCCGGGCGCGCCAGTGCCTGCTGCAGCCTGACGGCCACGGCGTGAAACACCGGAATGCTGAGGGTTCCCTCGGCGAGCCGCGCCCTGATCACCTCGACGATGGAGGTTTGCTGGTTCATGTCAGCTGCTCTCCTTGCTGTGTGCATCTCTTTCTCTTGCTCCTCAGTACCCGAGGATGCGCCGCAGTTCCATGAGTGGCCTGGGCGTCCCTATCCGTGGGAGGTCGCGCAGCACCTCCTGGACCGAGATCAACCCGTTGGCCGCCTTGACGAGGCCGTCCTCGAACAGGGTGACCAACCCGGAGGTTTCCATGCTCAGCCTGCGGATCTCGGCGGAGGACCTGTTCTGCAGGATGGCCTCCTTCACCGGCTCGTTCAGAACCAGGAGCTCGAAGACGGCGCTTCTCCCCTTGAAGCCGGTGAAGCGGCAGTTGGTGCATCCCCTCCCGGCGCGGAAGCTGGCGCCGGCCAGGTCCTTGGCCGACATCCCCATCCTGCCGTACTCGGCCGGCGCCGGGATGTAGGGCTCCGCGCAGTCGTTGCAGACCAGGCGCAGCAGGCGCTGCGCGACCACGCAGACCACGGTGGAGGAGATCAAAAACGACTCGATCTGCATGTTCATCAGGCGCAAAAGGCCGCCGATGCTGTCCTCGGTGTGGAAGGTGGTAAGCACCTTGTGGCCGGTCAGGGCGGCCTGGATCGCGGTTTCGGCGGAGAAGGTGTCGCGGATCTCGCCGAGGACGATCACGTCCGGGTCCTGGCGCACCATGTGGCGCAGGGTCTCCTCGAAGGTGACCCCGATCTTGTTGTTAATGGAGCACTGGGACACCCCCTCGATCACGTACTCCACCGGGTCCTCGGCCGTGATGATGCTGGTGTTGATGTTATTGAGGTGGCTGACGCAGCCGTAGAGGGTCGAGGTTTTGCCGCTGCCGGTGGGACCGGTGATGATCATGACCCCGGACGGGGTTTCCAGGGCGTCTTCCATGAACTGCCTGAGCATGCGCGGCGCCATGCCGATCTGCGAGACCTCGAGAATCGCCTCCTTCTTGTTCAGAAGGCGCAGCACGATCTTCTCGCCGAAGATGGTGATGTAGAAGGAGACGCGCATGTCGAGGTTGAAGCCGTGCAACCGGCTCTCGTAGATGATGCGCCCGTCCTGGTGGCGCCTCTTCTCGGCGATGTCGGCCTGGGCCATGACCTTGATGCGCGAGGAGAGCTGCGGCGCGAGGTCGAGCGACAGCTCCATGTGCGGCATCATGACCCCATCGTGGCGCAGCCGTATCCGGAGCCGGTCCCGGAGCGGCTCGATGTGGATGTCGCTGGCCCCCATGGTCATGGCGTCGTCGAAGAGCTTGTTGATCATCCCCACCACGGTGCTCTCGTCGGGGATGGCTGCATCGTCACCGGCGGTCTTTTGCGCCGCGGCGATGGCGGAAAGGATGGCGGTCCGGGTTGCGATGGCGGGCTTCACGTTCCTGCCGAAGATCTTCTCGGCAGACAGGCGGGAGTACTTCTCCAGCGGGTTGGCGAATGCCACCAGCGTGTTCCCGTCCTGGTCCGCGAAGTAGGGGACGAAGAGCTCGTCTCTGAAAACCTCGAAGGGGGCCTTGGCGAACAGCTTGCGGTCCAGCTTGCGGAATTCAAGCTCCGCCATGGGGAAGCCGAGCTGGAAGGACAGCACCTCGGTCAGCCTGCGCTCCTCGATGAACCCCTTCTCGACGATGATGTCGCCGAGCATCTTGCGCGGCGTCCCCCCTTCCTTCTGCAGGTTCAGCGCAGTCAGCAGCTCGCTCTGCTTCAGATAGCCTAGTTCGACCAGCAGATCGCCTATCCTGATGGAAAGGCTGTTCTCGCGCAGGGTGCGCACCACGTCGTCGCGCTTTATGTACTCCAGTTCCTGGAGGACATCGATCAGCGTCTTCGTGGACTGCAACTTCCCGTGCACGCGCTGGGCGTAGAGGAGTTGCTGTTTGGTGATGACGCCGGTGGCAACCAGGAGATCTACGATCTGGCCGGCGCCATGGGCGGCTGAGGCATCCTTGTGGTGTTTTTTCATCTTTGTTCCGGGGGCGACTGTCTGACCTGCCGTTATACCGCGCCAAAAAAACAAAAGGTCCCCGCTAGCTGCAGCGGAGACCTCGAAACGACGGGACGCAAACTAATGAGCTGGAGCTAGCTCCCTTTCTTATCGTCATCCGGGCGACCGGCTTTAATCTCAATTTCGTCCTTGCCGCTGGAAGCCTTCTTGAAGTTCCTGATGCTCTTGCCGAGCGCGCCGCCGATCTCGGGGAGACGGCCGGCACCGAACACCACGAGCACGATCACCAGGATAATAATGAGCTCCGGCATTCCGAATCCAAACATGTGACCTCCCTTTGTGAATTGCGTAAGATGCTGCAGTATCGCACAGGGGCCGCAGAAAAATCAACATTTCCATTAATAGCGCCATAAGAGCAAAATTATTAAAAAATTATTGTAAACGGGTTCAAAGTTTGATACAAACATGTGCCCCCTATCTGTGTAGCAAGGAGGACTGTCGTGAACAAGATGATCCTGCTGGTCGAGGACAACCCCGACGATGAAGCTTTAACCCTTAGGGCGATACGCAAGCACATGCCCTACGGCATCGTGGTGGCGCGCGACGGCGCCGAGGCGCTGGAGCACCTGTTCGGCACCGGGCGCAACGCCGGAGTGGGGCAGGCGCTGACGCCGCTTCTGGTACTGCTCGACCTGAAGCTTCCCAAGGTGAACGGCCTGGAGGTCTTGCGGCGCATGAGGGAGGAGGCGAGGACCCGCTCCATCCCGGTGATCGTGTTCACCTCGTCCACCGAGGAGCAGGATATCCTGGACAGCTATCGCCTGGGCGCCAACAGCTACATCCGGAAACCGGTGGATTACGGCCAGTTCTGCGAAAATATGAAGCAGGTGATGAACTACTGGCTGAGCGTGAACCAGCTCCCCCCGCAACGGACCTGCGCCGCGGTCTGATCCCCCTGTTGCCAAGGCGCACCTCATCCTGTTAATATCCTGCGCATGGACAAATTCGAACTGGTAACCGGTTTCCAGGCGCGGGGCGACCAGCCGCGCGCCATCGAAGAGCTTTCCGAAGGGGTGCTGCGCGGCGACCAGCACCAGGTCCTGCTCGGGGTCACCGGCTCCGGCAAGACCTTCACCATGGCGCAGGTCATCGCCTCGTGCAACCGCCCCGCCCTCGTGCTCGCTCCCAACAAGACCCTCGCGGCCCAGCTCTACGGCGAGTTCAAGGAGCTCTTCCCAAACAACGCCGTCGAATACTTCGTTTCCTACTACGATTACTACCAGCCCGAAGCCTACATCCCCTCCTCGGACACCTTCATCGAGAAGGACTCCTCGATCAACGACGAGATCGACAAATTCCGCCATGCCGCGACCAGGAGCCTGTTGACCCGGCGCGACGTGATCATCGTCGCCTCGGTTTCCTGCATCTACGGCATCGGCTCGCCGGAATCGTACCAGGAGATGCAGATCCGGGTGCGCGAGGGGGACGATCTCGGCCGCGACGAGCTGTTGAAGCGCCTGGTGGAGATCCAGTACGAGAGAAACGACGTCGACTTCCACCGCGGCAGCTTCCGGGTGCGCGGCGACACCGTCGAGGTGTTCCCTGCTCACGATGACGAGCGCGCCATCCGCATCGAGTTCTGGGGCGACACCGTGGAGGCGATCTCGGAGATCGACCCGCTGCGCGGCGTGCAGCTCCAGAAACTGCCGCGTTTCGCCATCTACCCGGCGTCGCACTACGTGGCGAGCCGCCAGACCCTGGAGCGGGCCGTCGAGCAGATCCGGCTCGAACTGGAGGAGCGCATCCGCTACTTCAAGGAGCAGAACATGCTCCTGGAGGCGCAGCGCATCGAGCAGCGCACCTTCTTCGACATCGAGATGATGGAGCAGATGGGCTTTTGCCAGGGGATCGAGAACTATTCCAGGCACTTCGACGGGCGCCAGGCGGGGGAGCCCCCCTACACGCTCATCGACTACTTCCCCGATGATTTCCTGCTGGTGGTGGACGAGTCGCACATCACCGTGTCGCAGGTGGGTGGGATGTATCGCGGCGACCGGAGCCGCAAGGAAACCCTGGTCAACTTCGGCTTCCGGCTCCCCTCGGCCCTGGACAACCGGCCGCTTACCTTCCAGGAGTTCACCCGGAAGCTGAACCAGACCATCTACGTCTCGGCGACCCCAGCGGAGTACGAGCTGAAGATGTCCGGGGGCGTCGTGGTGGAGCAGCTGATCCGCCCCACCGGCCTCATCGATCCGGTTATCGAGGTGCGTCCCGCGGCGGGGCAGGTGGACGATCTGCTGCACGAGGTCCGTCTCACCGCCGAGCGGGGCGAGCGCATCCTGGTCACCACCCTCACCAAGAGGATGGCGGAGGAGCTTACCGACTACTACCGCGAACTCGGTATCCGGGTGCGTTACCTGCACTCCGACATCGACACCTTCCAGCGCATGGAGATCCTGCGCGATTTGCGGCTGGGCGAATTCGACGTGCTGGTCGGCATAAACCTGCTGCGCGAGGGGCTTGACCTCCCCGAGGTGTCGTTGGTCGCCATCCTTGACGCCGACAAGGAAGGGTTCCTGCGTTCGACCCGCTCCCTGATCCAGACCTGCGGTCGCGCCGCGAGGAACGTGTCCGGGCGGGTGCTCATGTACGCCGACAAGATAACCGGGTCGATGAAGGATGCCATCGACGAGACCATCAGGCGCCGTGAGCTGCAGCAGGCCTACAACGAGGAGCACGGCATCACGCCCGAGAGTGTGAAGAGGCTGATCGCCAACGTGCTGCAGGCACCCGAGGAGAAGGACTATGTCACGGTGCCGGTGAAGGGGGAGGATTTCCTCAATCCCAAGGACCTGGAGAAGACGCTGAAGCGGTTGAAGAAGGAGATGCTGGCCGCCGCCAAGGCCCAAGAGTTCGAGCGGGCGGCGGAGCTGCGCGACAAGATCAAGCGGCTCGAGGTGGCGGAAATTACCAAAGGCAATTGACGATTGACAATGGACAATTGACAACGAAAGGCAATTGACAACGAAAAAGCCCCTCGGTCCCGTTGCGGGAGAGGGGCTTTAATTATGAGCAGAAGGGACAGGCTCCGTTTAGATGCCTGTCCCTCTAGCGGGACGCTCCATTCCGCGAAGCCACCTTACCCAAGCCTAAGGGGACAGGCACCTGGCGGAGCCAGTCCCCCTCCTTCGGTGAAGGGCTTCAAGGGGAAGGAAACCTTATTCCGGCGCGCCTCCGGGTTTTCTGCGCCGTCTTCTCCTGCGTCGCTTTTTCTTGGCACCCTCGGCGGCTGCCGCCTCGCCTTTGGGGTGGGGCGCGGACTCTACTCCCTCCGCCTGCTGGGCGGCGAAGCGCTCCCACCACTCGGCCAGAGATCGCTTGGGAGGGGTAAGCTGCTCCATGAAATGCAGATACTGGAGGGCATCACGGAAGGCGGGACGTGCCACCACGCCGCGGCCGTTTCGCCCCGGTGTCTTCTGGAAGCGATGCTGCAGGTTCAGGATGTCACGTACCGTGACCAGCACCCGGTTCGGGACCGAGACGGTTGGGGTAAGTTCGCCGGCAAAGGCGGCCACCGCGGCGTCGGTCGCCTGCTGCGGGGGAAGCCCCTCGTCACGGAACTGCGCCACCTTCTCCTCCAGGTACTCGCCGAACATGAGGGCGATCAGCAGTGGCGGCGTCACGGCTATCCCCTGGCCGATCTGGTCGTCGGCCCATTCGAGCGCCTTGCCCACACGGACGTGGGGATAGCAGTCCGATTCACGGGAAAGCCAGGCGTCGAAATGGGGGAAGAGCGGCTCAAACAGCCCGCTGTGGCGCAACATCTGGTAGGTCCGCTCGCCGGCGCCCATGAGGAGCAGTTTCAGCACCTCCTCGTAAAGGCGCGGCGGGGTCGCCTTGTTGATGGTGCCGCACAGGGCCTCGATGGCGGCCTCGGTGCGCGGTTCGATGTTGAAGCCGAGCATGGAGGCGAACCGGATGGCGCGGATCATGCGCACGGGGTCTTCGGTGAAGCGGACCATGGGGTCGCCGATGGTGCGGATCAGACCGTTCTTAAGATCCTCCATGCCGCCCACGTGGTCGATGATGGAGAAGTCGGCGATGTTGTAGAACAGGGCGTTAACGGTGAAATCCCGCCGAACGGCATCCTCTTCCGGCGTGCCGAACACGTTGTCCCGGAGCACCATGCCGTCCTCGCTCTTCAAGATGGGAGGACCGTGGTGGTGCCGGCGCCTTCTCCGGTCGCGCTCCTCTTCGAGTTGCTCCGCCTCGGAAGGAGCCTCCACCGGTTCCTCGGGCAGCGCCTCGGCGGCTTCTTCCTGGGCTGCTTCGGCGGCATCGACGGTGGAGCGGAAGGTGGCGACTTCGATGATCTCGTCGTGGAAGTGAATGTGGGCGAGGCGGAAGCGGCGGCCGATCAGGCGGCAGTTGCGGAACAGCTTCTTGAGCTGGTTGGGGGTTGCGTCGGTAACGACGTCGAAGTCCTTGGGTTCGCGCCCGAGGAGCAGGTCCCTGACGCCGCCGCCCACCAGGTAGGCGATGAAGCCGTGCTCCCGGAGCTTGTAGAGCACCTTGACACCGTTGGGACTCAATAAGGACCGGGAGATTGAATGCTCCGCGCGCGGGATGATGATTTTTTCCATGTTAGTGTTCATTCGCGGGAAATTAGCATAAATCCGCTGCAAAGGCAAAGGGTGCGGAGTTGATTTTATTGACTTTGGTCATGACTAAAGTGGATTTGTTCTGCTATGGTGGCGACCATGGAAAAGAGAGCGAAGCAGGAAAAAGATATCAGGGTCCTGGAAACCTTCATCGGCTGCTACTGCCGCAGCAAGCACAAAAGCCCGAAGGGTGTGCTCTGTGAGGAGTGCTCAGTGCTTCTGGCCTATGCCAGGACGAAGCGGGAGAAATGCCCTCTCGACCCCAAGCCCACGTGCAAGCACTGTCACGTGCACTGCTACGGCAAGGCGCAGCGCGCCAGGATCCGCGAGATCATGGCCTACTCGGGAAAACACTTGATGCTGCGCGGCCGCCTCGATCTGCTCTGGCATTACTTTTTTTAGAGGACGTTCTACGTTCTAGGTTCTACGTTCTACGTTAGAACCTGGATGAAGGAACGGTTTTTAACTTAGAACGTAGAACATAGAACTTGGAACGGATTTTAGGAGGTTATAGATGATCAGGAAAATCGTGCATATCGACCAGGACAAGTGCGACGGCTGCGGACTCTGCGTCCCGTCCTGCGCGGAAGGCGCTATCAAGATAGTCGACGGAAAGGCGCAGATCGCAGCGGATAACCTGTGTGACGGCTTGGGTGCCTGTCTGGGCGAGTGCCCGCAGGACGCCATCACCATCATAGAGCGTGATGCGGACGAGTTCGACGAGGCTGCAGTAGAGAAACATCTCACAGCCCAAGGCGGAGCACCCGCTCACGGACACGGTCACGGTCACGGACACGGTCACGGTCACGGTCACGGTCACGGTCATGGTCATGGTCATGGTCATGGTCATGGTCATGGTCATGGTCATGGTCATGGTCATGGCGGAGGTTGCCCGGGTTCCCGCGTTCAGAGCTTCGCACCGGCACCGTCCGGGCCGGCGCCCGCGGCAGGTTCGGTGCAAAGCCAACTGGCACAGTGGCCGGTGCAGTTGCACCTGGTGCCGGTGACTGCGCCGTACTTCAAGGATGCGGAGCTGCTCATCACCGCGGATTGCGTGCCCTTCGCCTACGCCAACTACCACCAGGACTTCCTCGCCGGAAAGGCCGTCGTGGTCGGTTGCCCGAAACTCGACGACAACAACGCATACCTCGCGAAGCTGACTGAGCTGTTCCGCGTCGCCGGCATCAAGGGGATCACGGTGCTCAGGATGGAAGTTCCCTGCTGCGGCGGCATCGTCATGGCGGCGCGCCAGGCCCTGGCAGCTTCCGGGATGGAGATCCCGTTCCGCGAGGTAACTGTCAGCATTCGCGGGGAAATCATCGAGCGCTAGAGGTGTCGTGGTAGCAGGAAACGGGGGCTTCTAGAAAGCACAAAGGACAAATAGGACGCTTTTTATCTTTTTTGATTGACAGGGGATTGGACCGCTGGTACAGTTGCTCCCATTAGAATCCCAATCAGCCCAAAGGAGAAAAGCATGAGTCTTACTACCTTGGTTACTAAGGAAGCCCCCGATTTTACAGCGCAGGCGGTGTTGCCCGATAACTCCTTCGCAGAGCTCACTCTGTCCAAATATCGCGGCAAGTACGTCGTCCTCTTTTTCTACCCGCTCGACTTCACCTTCGTCTGCCCCTCCGAGATCCTTGCCTTCAACAAGAGGGTGGCGGAATTCAAGGAGAAGAACTGCGAGGTCATCGGCGTTTCCGTAGACTCCAGGTTCACCCATCTGGCCTGGAAAAACACTACGGTGGAAAACGGCGGCATCGGCAATGTCCAATACCCGCTGGTCGAGGATCTCGACAAGTCCATCGCCAGGAGCTACGGCATCCTGCTGAACGAGTCGGTTGCGCTGCGCGGGTTGTTCCTGATCGACACCAAGGGCGTGGTTCGCCACACCGTCATCAACGATCTGCCGCTTGGGCGCAGCGTCGGCGAGGCGCTCAGGATGCTGGACGCGCTTCAGTTCGTCGAAACCCACGGCGGCGAAGTCTGCCCGGCCAACTGGCAGGAAGGTGAGGAGTCTATGAAGGCTTCCACCGCAGGCGTTGCCGAATATCTCGCCAAGAAGCACGGCAAGTAACCAGCATAGAGCCACAGCTTGAATAGAGAAAAGGCGCGGTTTTTCCAACCGCGCCTTTTTTGTTATTACTCTCTACAATGATAGAGGTAGTGCCGTCTTGCCAATGAAAGCCATCTATGTTACAAGAACATAGCATTTACCGACATGTAGCTCAAAAAGGAGTCGACATGCGTACCAAGGCAACCTTGTTATCCCTGTTGCTGCTCATGGTTTTTGCCACGTCTTCCTTTGCTTTGGAAGGTCAGCAGCCGGAGGCGATCGCGGAGAAGATGGCGTTCAAGCTGGTTCGCGGGGTGACCAACACCGCAACCTCGCTGGTCGAGGTGCCCAAGCAGTCCTACCTGATGGTGCGGGACCGCGGCAGCATAGGGTACGTGGTCGGGCCGCTGAAGGGCGTGGGTATGGCCTTCTACCGCCTGTTGACCGGCCTGACGGAGACCGTCTTTTTTGCGGTGCCGCAACCGGGCTATTACGACCCCATGATCAACCCCGAATTCGTCTGGGAGGGGTGGGAAGAAAAACGGGTAGAACCGAGGGGCCAGAGCGAGGCGCAACCAGTTCAGGCCAAGGGAGAGTAGATGATGCAGAAGAGGTTTGTTTGTCTGACCATACTGGCGCTGGCCCTGGCCCTGACGGTGGAGAAGGGGCATGCCTCCGATTCCCGCACCGTGGATACCGCTTCGGCGCAGGAGGTGGTGGACGGCATGGCCAACAAGCTGGTTCGCGGGGTGGCCAATATAGCGACGGGATGGTTGGAATTTCCGAAACAGATCTATCTCACCTGCAAGGAAGAAGGGGCCGTCAAGTGTCTCACCGTAGGTCCCGTCAAGGGGATAGGGATGACGCTGGTACGTACCGCATCGGGTGTCGGCGAGACAGCCACGTTCTTCCTGGCGTACCCCGGTTTCTACGACCCGTTCCTGGACCCGGCCTACCCCTGGCAGAAGGAGTAGGCGGACCGCATACCGCTTCCCCTATAACGCAAAAAGATCCATGGCCTGTTCCGCGACCGGAACCCTTGGATCTTTTTTTTGCCCGCTTCGGAATCTGAAAATAAAAAAGGCCGCATCGTGAGATGCGGCCTTTCGCAATTACCCGTTAAGGGGAAATTACTTTGCAGCCGGAGCAGCCGGAGCGGCCGGAGCAGCTTCTTTCTTCTCTTCTTTCTTAGCAGCGGCTTTCTTAGCAGCTTTTTTCTTCTTCGGAGCAGCTTTCTTAGCCGGAGCTTTCTCTTCTTTCTTAACCTCTGCAGCCGGAGCAGCAGCCGGAGCAGCGTCAGCAGCGAAAACAACACCAGCGAAAGCAACAGCAACGAGAGCAGCAACTACGGAGGACAGAACTTTTTTCATGGTAAATCTCCTTGTACAAAATGGGTTGGTATCTCACATAGAGCAGGTTGCGTGCCAACCTCTCATTATAACTGTAAACGCTTGAAAAGCGGTGGGGAGGCTCCGGGAGGGGCGCCGTCTCTCATGATAATGTCGCCCCATATGCTCCAATGAGTACCGCAAATGGGGTATCTTTTGTGGTGGGGCATGCGTAGGGTATATTGCTTGCCAGCGCTTCGAATATTTTGTTATTATGGCCGGTCACGGCTGAGCCGGGCTATCTGGGGGATTTTTGAGCAATAACATACTTTTGTCAGTGGAAAAACCCGCCCGTTACATGGGTGGGGAGATGGGAACAGTTGCCGACCGGGAAGGAGCACTCCGCTTTGTGCTCGCCTTTCCTGACGTATATGAGATAGGGATGAGCCATCTCGGGCTGCAGGTCCTCTACGGTGTACTGAAGGGGATACCGTGGATTATGCCCGAGCGCGCCTATGCGCCGTGGCCCGACCTCGAGGAGTCGCTGCGCGCCGAGGCAAAGCCCCTGGTCACGCTGGAGGCGGGCACACCGCTCGCCCAGGCGGACATCCTGGGTTTCACCCTGCAGTACGAGCTTTCCTACACAAACATCCTGAACATGCTCGATCTCTCCGGGATCCCGCTGCTTGCCTGCGACAGGGCGGAGGGGTACCCGCTGATCATCGCGGGCGGCCCGTGCGCCTACAACCCGGAACCGCTGGCCGACTTCTTCGACGCCTTCCTTATCGGCGACGGCGAGGAGGCGGTTGTCGAGATCGCCGAATGCGTGCGGGTTGCCAAAGAGCAGGGGCTCGGCAAGGCAGAGCTTTTGGAGCGCCTGGCCAGGATCGAGGGAGTCTATGTCCCGTCCTTC
It encodes the following:
- a CDS encoding HDOD domain-containing protein; translation: MNQQTSIVEVIRARLAEGTLSIPVFHAVAVRLQQALARPDFDIKEVHQLLNADPGIATGVLRAANSAFYAGLTKVSTIREAIIRLGANEVANLAMVTTQQDLYRSNDTRYNAVMQTLWKHSFCCAVGSKWLAQKVGFAAQAQEAFLGGLLHDLGKLFLLKCMEEVCRERHFSGVTSQAVLREVLSTLHVEQGHQLMVQWQMPQIYCDIVAGHQQERWDQANVLLAMVRLANLACRKLGIGMNRDPSVLLFASGEAQVLGLKETALAELEIVIEDALSVPISAE
- a CDS encoding GspE/PulE family protein, yielding MKKHHKDASAAHGAGQIVDLLVATGVITKQQLLYAQRVHGKLQSTKTLIDVLQELEYIKRDDVVRTLRENSLSIRIGDLLVELGYLKQSELLTALNLQKEGGTPRKMLGDIIVEKGFIEERRLTEVLSFQLGFPMAELEFRKLDRKLFAKAPFEVFRDELFVPYFADQDGNTLVAFANPLEKYSRLSAEKIFGRNVKPAIATRTAILSAIAAAQKTAGDDAAIPDESTVVGMINKLFDDAMTMGASDIHIEPLRDRLRIRLRHDGVMMPHMELSLDLAPQLSSRIKVMAQADIAEKRRHQDGRIIYESRLHGFNLDMRVSFYITIFGEKIVLRLLNKKEAILEVSQIGMAPRMLRQFMEDALETPSGVMIITGPTGSGKTSTLYGCVSHLNNINTSIITAEDPVEYVIEGVSQCSINNKIGVTFEETLRHMVRQDPDVIVLGEIRDTFSAETAIQAALTGHKVLTTFHTEDSIGGLLRLMNMQIESFLISSTVVCVVAQRLLRLVCNDCAEPYIPAPAEYGRMGMSAKDLAGASFRAGRGCTNCRFTGFKGRSAVFELLVLNEPVKEAILQNRSSAEIRRLSMETSGLVTLFEDGLVKAANGLISVQEVLRDLPRIGTPRPLMELRRILGY
- a CDS encoding twin-arginine translocase TatA/TatE family subunit, which codes for MFGFGMPELIIILVIVLVVFGAGRLPEIGGALGKSIRNFKKASSGKDEIEIKAGRPDDDKKGS
- a CDS encoding response regulator, with translation MNKMILLVEDNPDDEALTLRAIRKHMPYGIVVARDGAEALEHLFGTGRNAGVGQALTPLLVLLDLKLPKVNGLEVLRRMREEARTRSIPVIVFTSSTEEQDILDSYRLGANSYIRKPVDYGQFCENMKQVMNYWLSVNQLPPQRTCAAV
- the uvrB gene encoding excinuclease ABC subunit UvrB, whose translation is MDKFELVTGFQARGDQPRAIEELSEGVLRGDQHQVLLGVTGSGKTFTMAQVIASCNRPALVLAPNKTLAAQLYGEFKELFPNNAVEYFVSYYDYYQPEAYIPSSDTFIEKDSSINDEIDKFRHAATRSLLTRRDVIIVASVSCIYGIGSPESYQEMQIRVREGDDLGRDELLKRLVEIQYERNDVDFHRGSFRVRGDTVEVFPAHDDERAIRIEFWGDTVEAISEIDPLRGVQLQKLPRFAIYPASHYVASRQTLERAVEQIRLELEERIRYFKEQNMLLEAQRIEQRTFFDIEMMEQMGFCQGIENYSRHFDGRQAGEPPYTLIDYFPDDFLLVVDESHITVSQVGGMYRGDRSRKETLVNFGFRLPSALDNRPLTFQEFTRKLNQTIYVSATPAEYELKMSGGVVVEQLIRPTGLIDPVIEVRPAAGQVDDLLHEVRLTAERGERILVTTLTKRMAEELTDYYRELGIRVRYLHSDIDTFQRMEILRDLRLGEFDVLVGINLLREGLDLPEVSLVAILDADKEGFLRSTRSLIQTCGRAARNVSGRVLMYADKITGSMKDAIDETIRRRELQQAYNEEHGITPESVKRLIANVLQAPEEKDYVTVPVKGEDFLNPKDLEKTLKRLKKEMLAAAKAQEFERAAELRDKIKRLEVAEITKGN
- the pcnB gene encoding polynucleotide adenylyltransferase PcnB; translated protein: MNTNMEKIIIPRAEHSISRSLLSPNGVKVLYKLREHGFIAYLVGGGVRDLLLGREPKDFDVVTDATPNQLKKLFRNCRLIGRRFRLAHIHFHDEIIEVATFRSTVDAAEAAQEEAAEALPEEPVEAPSEAEQLEEERDRRRRRHHHGPPILKSEDGMVLRDNVFGTPEEDAVRRDFTVNALFYNIADFSIIDHVGGMEDLKNGLIRTIGDPMVRFTEDPVRMIRAIRFASMLGFNIEPRTEAAIEALCGTINKATPPRLYEEVLKLLLMGAGERTYQMLRHSGLFEPLFPHFDAWLSRESDCYPHVRVGKALEWADDQIGQGIAVTPPLLIALMFGEYLEEKVAQFRDEGLPPQQATDAAVAAFAGELTPTVSVPNRVLVTVRDILNLQHRFQKTPGRNGRGVVARPAFRDALQYLHFMEQLTPPKRSLAEWWERFAAQQAEGVESAPHPKGEAAAAEGAKKKRRRRRRRRKPGGAPE
- a CDS encoding nitrous oxide-stimulated promoter family protein, yielding MEKRAKQEKDIRVLETFIGCYCRSKHKSPKGVLCEECSVLLAYARTKREKCPLDPKPTCKHCHVHCYGKAQRARIREIMAYSGKHLMLRGRLDLLWHYFF
- a CDS encoding ATP-binding protein — encoded protein: MIRKIVHIDQDKCDGCGLCVPSCAEGAIKIVDGKAQIAADNLCDGLGACLGECPQDAITIIERDADEFDEAAVEKHLTAQGGAPAHGHGHGHGHGHGHGHGHGHGHGHGHGHGHGHGHGHGHGGGCPGSRVQSFAPAPSGPAPAAGSVQSQLAQWPVQLHLVPVTAPYFKDAELLITADCVPFAYANYHQDFLAGKAVVVGCPKLDDNNAYLAKLTELFRVAGIKGITVLRMEVPCCGGIVMAARQALAASGMEIPFREVTVSIRGEIIER
- a CDS encoding peroxiredoxin yields the protein MSLTTLVTKEAPDFTAQAVLPDNSFAELTLSKYRGKYVVLFFYPLDFTFVCPSEILAFNKRVAEFKEKNCEVIGVSVDSRFTHLAWKNTTVENGGIGNVQYPLVEDLDKSIARSYGILLNESVALRGLFLIDTKGVVRHTVINDLPLGRSVGEALRMLDALQFVETHGGEVCPANWQEGEESMKASTAGVAEYLAKKHGK
- a CDS encoding exosortase system-associated protein, TIGR04073 family, whose amino-acid sequence is MRTKATLLSLLLLMVFATSSFALEGQQPEAIAEKMAFKLVRGVTNTATSLVEVPKQSYLMVRDRGSIGYVVGPLKGVGMAFYRLLTGLTETVFFAVPQPGYYDPMINPEFVWEGWEEKRVEPRGQSEAQPVQAKGE
- a CDS encoding exosortase system-associated protein, TIGR04073 family codes for the protein MQKRFVCLTILALALALTVEKGHASDSRTVDTASAQEVVDGMANKLVRGVANIATGWLEFPKQIYLTCKEEGAVKCLTVGPVKGIGMTLVRTASGVGETATFFLAYPGFYDPFLDPAYPWQKE